The Rhodothermus profundi genome includes a window with the following:
- the mrdA gene encoding penicillin-binding protein 2, translating to MMVDYRVRARIFAGVIVLLLGLLLLRLAQMQLWQAELYAGESRNNAVREQRVMPARGAIYDRNGVLLVDNAPAYSLLITPRYFDPRNIPLLARLLEVPDSVVARRLAQARAWSAYRPSRVFTDLSFETFSRVVENLYRLPGVQYEIDQRRRYHTPARAAHALGYVREITRTELEQLRSEGYVMGDRIGKAGLEKFYEKALRGVPGRAFKLVNIHGQEIKPYREGAEDVPPISGYDLYLGLDYRVQALAETLFVGKRGAAVALDPNSGEIIALVSMPDFDPALLSGPIDPETWRYLTMSPEKPLFNRATMSGVPPGSTWKPFMALVGLQEGVITARSTIYCPGGYRLGRRFFRCHGGAHGSLSVREAIEKSCNTFFFTVMMRLDVNTLRRWANRFGFGVPIPMDIAEQNPGLIPDSAYYNRRYPNGWTAGYTINLGIGQGDMTVTPMQLARYVAAIANGGTLYPPHLVRELVHPETGEVLKPQLPPPEPIPIKPEHFQVVREGMRRVMEKGTARWVQIPGIPSGGKTGTAQAPGGRKDHSLFIMFAPYDDPQIAIAVLVENAGFGATVAAPIASLMAELYLTGKVAATPQRRYMLEHVLRQRSQPLDAPALTQAASQ from the coding sequence TGTTCTGCTGCTCGGGCTATTGCTGCTTCGGCTGGCCCAGATGCAGCTCTGGCAGGCCGAGCTGTATGCAGGTGAGTCGCGCAACAATGCCGTGCGCGAGCAGCGCGTCATGCCGGCCCGGGGTGCCATCTACGACCGTAACGGCGTGTTGCTTGTTGACAATGCGCCCGCCTATTCGCTGTTGATTACGCCCCGGTATTTTGACCCCAGGAATATTCCCCTGCTGGCCCGGTTGTTGGAAGTGCCTGACTCGGTAGTAGCCCGTCGGCTAGCGCAGGCTCGCGCCTGGAGCGCCTATCGTCCCAGCCGGGTGTTTACGGACCTGTCGTTCGAGACGTTCAGTCGGGTGGTTGAAAACCTGTACCGCCTGCCTGGCGTCCAGTACGAAATTGACCAGCGTCGACGCTACCATACGCCCGCCCGCGCAGCGCACGCCCTGGGTTACGTGCGCGAGATTACCCGCACCGAACTGGAGCAGCTTCGAAGCGAGGGCTATGTGATGGGGGATCGTATCGGCAAGGCAGGGCTGGAGAAGTTCTACGAAAAGGCGCTTCGGGGCGTGCCAGGACGCGCCTTTAAGCTGGTCAATATCCATGGGCAGGAGATCAAGCCCTACCGCGAAGGAGCCGAGGATGTGCCGCCGATCAGCGGCTACGACTTATACCTGGGGCTGGATTATCGCGTGCAGGCTCTCGCCGAGACCCTCTTTGTCGGTAAACGAGGGGCTGCGGTAGCGCTCGATCCGAACAGCGGGGAGATCATTGCCCTGGTGAGCATGCCGGACTTCGACCCTGCATTGCTCTCCGGGCCTATTGATCCGGAAACCTGGCGCTACCTGACCATGAGTCCTGAAAAGCCGCTGTTCAACCGGGCCACAATGAGCGGCGTCCCGCCCGGGTCAACCTGGAAGCCCTTTATGGCACTGGTGGGGTTGCAAGAAGGCGTAATTACGGCGCGCAGCACCATCTACTGCCCAGGCGGCTATCGGCTGGGGCGACGATTTTTCCGGTGTCATGGAGGGGCGCACGGATCGCTCAGCGTGCGTGAAGCCATTGAAAAGTCCTGCAACACCTTCTTTTTTACGGTAATGATGCGCCTTGATGTAAACACGCTCCGGCGCTGGGCCAATCGTTTTGGGTTTGGCGTGCCCATTCCTATGGATATTGCAGAGCAAAATCCTGGCCTGATTCCCGACTCAGCCTATTACAACCGGCGCTATCCTAACGGCTGGACGGCCGGCTACACGATCAACCTGGGCATCGGGCAGGGCGACATGACCGTAACGCCGATGCAACTGGCCCGCTACGTGGCTGCTATCGCCAACGGCGGTACGCTCTACCCCCCTCATCTGGTCCGCGAGCTTGTGCATCCGGAGACCGGCGAAGTGCTGAAACCGCAGTTGCCCCCTCCTGAACCCATCCCCATTAAACCCGAACACTTTCAGGTTGTCCGGGAAGGCATGCGGCGCGTGATGGAAAAAGGGACGGCCCGGTGGGTGCAGATCCCCGGCATTCCAAGTGGAGGGAAGACGGGTACCGCGCAGGCTCCCGGCGGCCGTAAGGACCACTCGCTCTTTATCATGTTTGCTCCCTATGATGATCCGCAAATAGCCATTGCCGTGCTGGTGGAAAATGCAGGTTTTGGCGCTACCGTTGCGGCTCCTATCGCCAGCCTTATGGCGGAACTGTACCTGACGGGAAAGGTGGCTGCTACGCCTCAGCGCCGCTATATGCTTGAGCACGTGCTCCGCCAACGAAGTCAACCGCTGGACGCACCCGCCCTTACCCAGGCCGCTTCGCAATAG